TGTGTTCTTCTTGTGCTGGCTTCTCATCTATATGATGCCGAAGATTACATTCGGGACTATAATAAATTTATAGAGGTATATGGCTGATGAATCAATACTTCATACACACTCATGCTATTGTCGAAACCGAAAATATTGGTAGGGATACCAGAGTTTGGGCGTTTGTGCATATCTTATCTGGAGCAGTGATTGGACAAAATTGTAATATTAACGACCACACTTTTATTGAGAATGATGTCGTTATTGGTAATAATGTCACTGTAAAATCAGGAGTGTACATCTGGGACGGGATTAGAATTAAAGATAATGTTTTTATAGGGCCTAATGTTACCTTTACTAACGATCTTAGACCTCGGTCTAAGCAATACCCGTCTGAATTTCTGAAAACCACTCTAGAAGAATGGGCATCTATAGGAGCAAACTCAACTATAATAGCTGGGAACACTATTGGTAAATATGCTATGGTTGGTGCTGGTTCTGTTGTTACCAAGGATATCCCTAACAATACGCTATGGTATGGGAATCCAGCGGTGTTTAAGAGCTATATCTGTAACTGTGGAGAGAAATTAAACAAATTGTTGGAATGTCCAGAATGCCATAAAAAATATTCTCTTGAACGTGGCTTCATTGTAGAGAATTAATACTTCATGGAAATTAGGTGAGCTAGATTGATTCCATTTTTGGATCTCAAGAAAATAAATTTACGCCATGAGAAGGCCCTGTTGGACGGAGTACATAAAGTTCTTCATTCAGGTTGGTACATCTTAGGTAGTAACGTAAAATCTTTCGAAAATGAATTTGCTGAATATTGTGGTACTCAATATTGCGTAGGTGTTGCTAATGGGTTGGATGCGCTTGAACTTATTATTCATGGCTACGATATCGGCCCAGGTGATGAAGTGCTCGTGCCCTCCAATACTTATATCGCTTCGATATTATCAATTTCTGCTAATGGTGCTATTCCTGTATTAGTGGAGCCTGATTTGCTAACTTTTAATCTGGATCCTGCCAAAATTGAAGCACATATCACTCCCAAAACAAAAGCAATATTAGTCGTACATTTATATGGACAATCCTGTGATATGAACCCTATTAATGAGATTGCCAATCGACATAATTTAAGAGTAATAGAAGACTGTGCCCAAGCCCATGGTGCATTGTATGACGGCAAACGTGTGGGGAATTTGGGAGATGCGGCTGCATTCAGTTTTTATCCAGGAAAAAATCTGGGTGCCTTAGGAGACGGTGGGGCTATCACTACAAATGATGAAGGTTTGTACAATCGATTAATGGCTCTTCGTAATTATGGCTCTCATAAGAAATACGAGAATTTATACAAGGGGTACAATAGCAGATTAGACGAACTTCAGGCACCGATTTTAAGTGAAAAACTAAAATGGCTTGAACAGGACAATGAGAGAAGAAGAGAGATTGCTGCGTATTACTCTGACCATATTATTAATTCTGAAGTGATCTTGCCTACTGTACAGCATGCTACAGAATCTCATGTGTGGCATTTATTTGTTGTTAGGGTGAAAGAACGGGATCATTTCATGGAGCACATGAACAGAAATGGCGTACAGACGATGATTCATTATCCGATTCCACCCCATAAGCAAGAAGCTTACAAAGAGTGGAGTGATCTTGTATATCCTGTTTCCGAGCAAATTCATGCTGAAGTGGTTAGCCTGCCCATAAGTCCAGTCATGGATATGGAAGAGGTTGTGAGAGTTGTGGAGGTCGTAAATGAGTACAGAACGAATTAAATTCTCTATTGTGGTGCCCATCTACTACAACGAATTAAATATACCGCATACCGTTCCACGGTTGCAAAAACTGCAAAGTCTTATGCCAGAGTGTGAATTTGAGTTCGTGTTTGTTGACGATGGGTCCAAAGATAAATCTTTAGATTTACTTCTTGAAGCTAAGGATCGAGATTCACGAATCAAGGTAGTCAAACTTAGCCGGAACTTTGGCTCCATGGCTGCAATTCAAGCCGGATTGGAGTATGCAACTGGTGATTGTGTTGGGATCATTGCTGCTGACTTACAGGATCCACCTGAAATGTTCAGGGAGATGCTGGACCATTGGAAATTAGGTAAAAAGATTGTACTCGGAACCAGAGCGGACCGTGAAGAATCCTTCTCCCAGAAGTTATTCTCTAATACCTACTATTTCTTGTTAGAGAAGCTTGCACTGAAGGGGTATCCCAAAGGTGGATTCGATTTTTTACTAATAGATCAGCAAGTGGTTCAGGAAATACTTCAAATTCGGGAAAAAAACACGAATATAATGAGTTTGATTTTTTGGCTTGGACATGACCAAGTTCAAATTCCTTATGTCAGACAAGAACGTAAACTTGGGAAGTCAAGATGGACACTTTCAAAAAAAATCAAGTTATTTGTCGATTCATTTGTTAGTTTTTCTTATGCACCAATCCGTTTTATGTCTTTAATTGGATTTTTCACCGCTGTACTTAGTATTATATATGGGATTTTTGTAGTGGTAAGTACGGTATTTGGAATTATTGAGTTGCAGGGATGGACTACGATCATTGCACTAATCACATTTTTGTTAGGTGTTATTATGGTTATGTTAGGAACAATTGGGGAATATCTTTGGAGGATATTAGATGAAAGCAGGGAACGGCCTTCTTATGTTATTGACCAAACATTTGAATAAGGAATTCTTGAAATTTTTGATCAGTGGAGGAATAAATACGCTGGCTACATATCTGATGTATTTATTTTTGCTGCTGTTCTACAATTATTCCCTATCTTACTCCGTATCTTATATTACAGGTATTTTTCTATCCTATTATCTAAATTCGGTATTTGTTTTTAAAGAGAAAATATCATTTCGAAAATTTCTTAAATTCCCAATTGTTTATTTGGTACAATATATAGTCAACATGCTAATGCTCTATGTTTTAGTTGAGTACGCTCAATTTAATGTTCAAATCGTGCCATTGGTTGCCATGATAATCACAGTTCCGATCACTTTTATTTTGTCTAAAATGATTATAAAAAGTAAGTAAATGGAGGCTCTGTTCATGAAAGGAATAATTCTAGCAGGTGGGACAGGCTCACGCTTGTATCCCTTGACCAAAGTTACTAATAAACACCTTCTTCCTGTGGGGAAGTATCCTATGATTTTTCATTCCGTATATAAACTAAAACAAGCCGGTATTGTGGATATTCTGATTGTTACAGGTAAAGACCATATGGGGGATGTTGTCAATCTGCTTGGTAGTGGTAACGATATGGGGGTCACTTTCACATACAAAGTTCAAGATGAGGCTGGAGGTATCGCTCAAGCTCTGGATCTCGCTAAGCATTTTGTAGGAAATGATCAAATGACCGTCATATTAGGAGATAATGTGTTTTCGGATGATATCGTTACTTATGTAGATAATTTTAGGGTACAGGGAACTGGAGCCAAAATTTTGATTCAAGAGGTTTCGGATCCGCAACGTTTTGGAGTACCTGAAATTGAAGGAACACGCATAGTATCCATTGAAGAAAAACCGCAGTTGCCTAAAAGCAACTATGCAGTTACTGGAATATACATGTTTGATAGCCAGGTCTTCGACATCATCAAGACACTGAAACCCTCTGGACGTGGGGAGCTTGAAATAACCGATGTAAACAACGCATATATTCAAAAAGGAGAGCTAAGCTTTGATATCTTGCAAGGTTGGTGGACCGATGCCGGTACGCATGCCTCTCTTGCACGAGCTAATGAGCTTTCCCAAAAGATTGTGTTCGGAGAAGAGTTTGGAAAGTTAAAATTATAATAAAAGGGGAGTTCAATGATGAAAGTGACTTCCTCCAAGTTGCAAGGCGCAATGTTGCTTGAACCAGTCGTTCATGGAGACAATCGTGGTTTCTTTATGGAGAGTTATAATGAACAAATCATGAGGCAGAAGGGACTAAGCCATCATTTTATTCAAGATAATCAGTCTCTTTCTACACAGCCAGGTGTGCTTCGTGGCCTGCATTATCAAATCAATCCAAAAGCCCAAACCAAGCTGGTTCGTGTTATTGCTGGAGCGATCTACGATGTTATCTTGGATATACGTACAGGATCTCCGACATACGGCCAATGGGAGGCATTCATTCTTAGCGAATATAACCACCGACAATTGCTGGTTCCCAAAGGGTTTGCTCATGGTTTTTGTACGTTGGTACCGAATACCCAAGTATTTTATAAAGTGGACGAATACTATTCCCCTGAAAATGATCGTGGAATATTATGGGATGATCCAACACTGGGTATAGACTGGCCTACATTTAATCCAATTTTATCAGAGAAAGACAAACAGCATCCTCTGTTTAAGGACGCAGAGATGAATTTTTAGATAGTGAAGTAATTAGGAGGTTTCAACCATATGAAACTGCTTGTTACCGGCGGTGCCGGATTTATCGGAAGTAACTTTGTCATGTATATGCTTGAGCAGTATCCCGACTATGAGATTATCAACGTGGATGCACTCACATATGCTGGAAATCTGGAGAACTTAAAGTCACTTGAAGCCAACAAGCGACATACCTTTGTTAAAGCAGATATCACTGACGCCAAGGAGATGGACCGCCTGATCGGTCAGGGCGTGGATGTGGTTGTTAACTTTGCAGCTGAGTCTCATGTGGATCGCAGTATTCTGGAACCGGATGTGTTTGTAAGAACGAACGTCAACGGTACTCAGGTATTACTGGATGCTGCCAAAAAGCACAATATTACTAAGTTTGTTCAAGTTTCAACAGATGAGGTGTACGGCTCTCTCGGGCCTACGGGATTGTTTACGGAAGAGACGCCACTTCAGCCGAATAGCCCGTACTCTGCCTCCAAGGCTGGAGGAGATTTATTGGTACGCGCTTATCACGAAACCTTTGGTCTTCCTGTGAATATTACACGCTGTTCTAACAATTACGGACCTTTCCAGTTCCCGGAAAAACTCATTCCACTCATGATCTCGCGTGCGTTGAATGATGAAGCTCTGCCTATATATGGAGACGGGCTGAACATTCGAGATTGGCTATATGTAGAGGATCATTGCAGTGCGATTGATCTGGTCATCCACAAGGGACGCAATGGTGAGGTCTACAATATTGGTGGCAATAACGAGAGAACCAATGTACACATTGTCGAAACGATCCTGGAGCAGCTCGGTAAACCCGAATCTCTGATCCAATACGTACAGGACCGTCTTGGACATGATCGTAGATATGGTATTGACCCGACCAAAACGATGACTGAACTCGGCTGGAAGCCCAAATATATCTTTGAGACAGGAATTAAAGAAACCATCCAGTGGTATCTAGATAACAAGGAATGGTGGACGCGTATTCAATCTGGTGCGTATCAGGATTACTATGCGAAGCAATACGGTTCTCGTTTGGGAGACACCAAGGGATGAAGGTGCTTGTGACTGGAGCTAACGGACAATTGGGACGGGATATGGTGCTTCTTTTGGAGAAAGAGGGGCATGACGTCATGGCTTGTGATCGTGAACAATTGGACATTACAGATCAGCTTCAATGCAACGATGTTATATCAACTTATCGTCCAGAGGTGGCCATTCATTGTGCGGCTTATACCGCGGTGGATGCCGCTGAGACGGATGTGGATGGAGCTTACCTAGTCAACGCCACAGGAACCCGAAATATTGCGGTAGCTGCTGAGTGTATTGGAGCAAAGCTCATTTATATTAGTACGGATTATGTATTCGACGGTACCTCCGATATCCCTTACCAAGAATATGATAACACGAACCCCCAGAGCGTCTACGGTAAGTCCAAGCGTGCGGGAGAGTTGTTGGTGCAATCTTTATCTTCCCGATGGTTTATTGTCCGCACTTCGTGGGTGTATGGCGTTTATGGTAATAATTTTGTAAAAACTATGTTGAAACTTGGTCAGGAGAAGCCAAAGCTTCAAGTTGTACACGACCAGAAGGGATCACCCACGTATACGGTTGATTTGGCCTGCTTCTTGCATGATTTAATGAGTACTGAAAAATACGGCGTCTACCACGCTTCCAACAGTGGGGCATGTACTTGGTATGAATTCACTCGAGCGATCTTTGAAGAGGCTCA
The nucleotide sequence above comes from Paenibacillus sp. W2I17. Encoded proteins:
- a CDS encoding acyltransferase; amino-acid sequence: MNQYFIHTHAIVETENIGRDTRVWAFVHILSGAVIGQNCNINDHTFIENDVVIGNNVTVKSGVYIWDGIRIKDNVFIGPNVTFTNDLRPRSKQYPSEFLKTTLEEWASIGANSTIIAGNTIGKYAMVGAGSVVTKDIPNNTLWYGNPAVFKSYICNCGEKLNKLLECPECHKKYSLERGFIVEN
- a CDS encoding DegT/DnrJ/EryC1/StrS aminotransferase family protein encodes the protein MIPFLDLKKINLRHEKALLDGVHKVLHSGWYILGSNVKSFENEFAEYCGTQYCVGVANGLDALELIIHGYDIGPGDEVLVPSNTYIASILSISANGAIPVLVEPDLLTFNLDPAKIEAHITPKTKAILVVHLYGQSCDMNPINEIANRHNLRVIEDCAQAHGALYDGKRVGNLGDAAAFSFYPGKNLGALGDGGAITTNDEGLYNRLMALRNYGSHKKYENLYKGYNSRLDELQAPILSEKLKWLEQDNERRREIAAYYSDHIINSEVILPTVQHATESHVWHLFVVRVKERDHFMEHMNRNGVQTMIHYPIPPHKQEAYKEWSDLVYPVSEQIHAEVVSLPISPVMDMEEVVRVVEVVNEYRTN
- a CDS encoding glycosyltransferase family 2 protein; this encodes MSTERIKFSIVVPIYYNELNIPHTVPRLQKLQSLMPECEFEFVFVDDGSKDKSLDLLLEAKDRDSRIKVVKLSRNFGSMAAIQAGLEYATGDCVGIIAADLQDPPEMFREMLDHWKLGKKIVLGTRADREESFSQKLFSNTYYFLLEKLALKGYPKGGFDFLLIDQQVVQEILQIREKNTNIMSLIFWLGHDQVQIPYVRQERKLGKSRWTLSKKIKLFVDSFVSFSYAPIRFMSLIGFFTAVLSIIYGIFVVVSTVFGIIELQGWTTIIALITFLLGVIMVMLGTIGEYLWRILDESRERPSYVIDQTFE
- a CDS encoding GtrA family protein produces the protein MLLTKHLNKEFLKFLISGGINTLATYLMYLFLLLFYNYSLSYSVSYITGIFLSYYLNSVFVFKEKISFRKFLKFPIVYLVQYIVNMLMLYVLVEYAQFNVQIVPLVAMIITVPITFILSKMIIKSK
- a CDS encoding sugar phosphate nucleotidyltransferase yields the protein MKGIILAGGTGSRLYPLTKVTNKHLLPVGKYPMIFHSVYKLKQAGIVDILIVTGKDHMGDVVNLLGSGNDMGVTFTYKVQDEAGGIAQALDLAKHFVGNDQMTVILGDNVFSDDIVTYVDNFRVQGTGAKILIQEVSDPQRFGVPEIEGTRIVSIEEKPQLPKSNYAVTGIYMFDSQVFDIIKTLKPSGRGELEITDVNNAYIQKGELSFDILQGWWTDAGTHASLARANELSQKIVFGEEFGKLKL
- the rfbC gene encoding dTDP-4-dehydrorhamnose 3,5-epimerase, translating into MKVTSSKLQGAMLLEPVVHGDNRGFFMESYNEQIMRQKGLSHHFIQDNQSLSTQPGVLRGLHYQINPKAQTKLVRVIAGAIYDVILDIRTGSPTYGQWEAFILSEYNHRQLLVPKGFAHGFCTLVPNTQVFYKVDEYYSPENDRGILWDDPTLGIDWPTFNPILSEKDKQHPLFKDAEMNF
- the rfbB gene encoding dTDP-glucose 4,6-dehydratase codes for the protein MKLLVTGGAGFIGSNFVMYMLEQYPDYEIINVDALTYAGNLENLKSLEANKRHTFVKADITDAKEMDRLIGQGVDVVVNFAAESHVDRSILEPDVFVRTNVNGTQVLLDAAKKHNITKFVQVSTDEVYGSLGPTGLFTEETPLQPNSPYSASKAGGDLLVRAYHETFGLPVNITRCSNNYGPFQFPEKLIPLMISRALNDEALPIYGDGLNIRDWLYVEDHCSAIDLVIHKGRNGEVYNIGGNNERTNVHIVETILEQLGKPESLIQYVQDRLGHDRRYGIDPTKTMTELGWKPKYIFETGIKETIQWYLDNKEWWTRIQSGAYQDYYAKQYGSRLGDTKG
- the rfbD gene encoding dTDP-4-dehydrorhamnose reductase → MKVLVTGANGQLGRDMVLLLEKEGHDVMACDREQLDITDQLQCNDVISTYRPEVAIHCAAYTAVDAAETDVDGAYLVNATGTRNIAVAAECIGAKLIYISTDYVFDGTSDIPYQEYDNTNPQSVYGKSKRAGELLVQSLSSRWFIVRTSWVYGVYGNNFVKTMLKLGQEKPKLQVVHDQKGSPTYTVDLACFLHDLMSTEKYGVYHASNSGACTWYEFTRAIFEEAQLLPGFHIQAEVDPCATDQFPRPAPRPQNSVLDHLSIRTNGFNDLRPWREGLRDFLGKIPEVQN